A window of the Streptomyces luomodiensis genome harbors these coding sequences:
- a CDS encoding IclR family transcriptional regulator has protein sequence MAREVDGAVSSGDIQAVSRVGQILGLFSGENPTTTVAEAAERLGLNRSTTHRYFTSLVAAGLLERTREPSRFEPGGMLLQLGAAALGRRQVLDVAPPFLRRLCQSTHLTTVISLWGSSGPVVSRTEEDSTRSVLVTVRVGTQLGLRSAQAKVFLAFLSDQLRADRLLATLPSDEREELTAQLEEVRRTGVASDHLTDSGITAIATGVFDEYGICATIAVVGTIRTLPVDGGPFRDDLLSAAASISERMGGVVPVA, from the coding sequence CGTGAGGTCGACGGCGCGGTGTCCTCCGGTGACATCCAGGCGGTCAGCCGGGTCGGGCAGATCCTGGGCCTGTTCTCGGGGGAGAACCCGACCACGACCGTCGCGGAGGCGGCCGAGCGGCTCGGGCTGAACCGCAGCACGACCCATCGGTACTTCACCTCGCTGGTCGCCGCGGGCCTCCTGGAGCGCACCCGCGAACCGTCGCGGTTCGAGCCCGGCGGAATGCTGCTGCAACTGGGCGCGGCCGCGCTGGGCCGGCGTCAGGTGCTCGACGTGGCGCCCCCGTTCCTGCGCCGGTTGTGCCAGTCCACGCACCTGACCACGGTGATCAGCCTGTGGGGGTCGTCCGGTCCGGTCGTGTCGCGAACGGAGGAGGACAGCACCCGGTCGGTGCTGGTGACCGTGCGGGTCGGAACGCAGCTCGGGCTGCGCTCGGCGCAGGCGAAGGTCTTCCTCGCCTTCCTCTCCGACCAGCTGCGCGCGGACCGCCTGCTCGCGACGCTGCCGTCCGACGAACGGGAGGAGCTGACCGCGCAGCTGGAGGAGGTGCGCCGGACCGGCGTGGCCAGCGACCACCTCACCGACTCCGGCATCACCGCGATCGCCACGGGAGTCTTCGACGAGTACGGCATCTGCGCGACGATCGCCGTCGTGGGCACGATCCGCACGCTGCCGGTGGACGGCGGTCCCTTCCGCGACGACCTGCTGTCCGCGGCCGCCTCGATCTCCGAGCGCATGGGTGGTGTGGTACCCGTGGCATGA
- a CDS encoding nucleotidyltransferase domain-containing protein: MTGDDVLEILDTLRKAGADVWIGGGWGIDALLGRQTRPHRDLDLMHRQEQEPAVVAALAEAGFTESLNWRPVRFVVADTAGREIDLHPLAFTPDGRATQASPEPGRPFIYPAACFVTGVIQHRTVPCLSAEQQVSFHQGYEPTDHDRHDMARLREAFGIATHF, from the coding sequence ATGACCGGCGACGATGTGCTGGAGATCCTGGACACGCTCCGAAAGGCCGGCGCGGACGTCTGGATCGGTGGCGGCTGGGGCATCGATGCCCTGCTGGGCAGGCAGACCCGCCCGCACCGCGATCTGGATCTCATGCACCGCCAGGAACAGGAGCCGGCGGTCGTCGCGGCCCTCGCCGAGGCCGGCTTCACCGAATCGCTCAACTGGCGCCCCGTGCGATTCGTCGTCGCCGATACGGCGGGACGCGAGATCGACCTGCACCCCCTGGCCTTCACACCGGATGGACGCGCCACCCAGGCTTCGCCGGAACCAGGGCGCCCGTTCATCTATCCGGCAGCGTGCTTCGTCACCGGCGTAATTCAGCACCGCACCGTTCCCTGTCTCTCCGCCGAACAGCAGGTCTCCTTCCACCAGGGCTACGAGCCCACCGACCACGACCGCCACGACATGGCCCGGCTCCGCGAAGCGTTCGGGATCGCTACGCACTTCTGA
- a CDS encoding polyprenyl synthetase: MAGDTGRRGGLDGQAVLLVAGLADVAVSTLGSAVGTVRGLLRRSDTAQLAADAERDLMARGRLALDRYAAVPPAHLEVLAQHVLARRAGDGV; the protein is encoded by the coding sequence GTGGCTGGGGATACCGGGCGCCGTGGGGGCCTGGACGGGCAGGCGGTGTTGCTGGTGGCGGGTCTTGCCGACGTGGCGGTGAGCACTCTGGGTTCGGCCGTGGGAACGGTGCGTGGGTTGTTGCGCCGTTCGGACACCGCGCAGCTGGCCGCGGACGCCGAGCGGGACCTGATGGCGCGCGGGCGCCTGGCTCTGGACCGGTATGCGGCTGTGCCGCCGGCCCACCTCGAGGTGCTGGCTCAGCATGTCCTGGCCCGGCGGGCGGGCGATGGCGTCTGA
- a CDS encoding polyprenyl synthetase family protein: MASDRWDASTFKARVDEVLWRFVGAEADRLAAIDAALDPVADQLRAAVVAGKRLRAAFCYWGWRAAGQPDSDAMVRAAASMELVHAAAVVHDDLIDDSPLRRGRPTVHMALRSAVAGRPRAAHTGQALAMLVGDLLMSLAGQLFATSGLPAAYLGRARPLWGTLARELIAGECLEILHTAGTPDVAASLKVVRYKTAKYTVEQPLLIGGALAGAGDRLCAGYSGYGVPLGEAFQLRDDLLGLFGDERLTGKSAADDLRGHRPTALLAETWCLADDTERERLRALLGRPDPDGECLDTVRELMRRLKAPDRVETMIGERVDAALAALDTLHLPAPSAEALHALAHSATVRQY, translated from the coding sequence ATGGCGTCTGACCGGTGGGACGCGTCGACGTTCAAGGCCCGCGTCGATGAGGTGCTGTGGCGGTTCGTGGGGGCGGAAGCCGACCGGCTGGCAGCCATCGACGCGGCCCTCGATCCGGTCGCCGATCAGCTGCGAGCGGCGGTGGTGGCAGGCAAGCGGCTGCGGGCGGCGTTCTGCTACTGGGGCTGGCGGGCGGCCGGGCAGCCGGACAGTGACGCCATGGTGCGGGCGGCGGCCTCGATGGAGCTGGTGCACGCCGCGGCGGTGGTCCATGACGACCTGATCGACGACAGCCCGCTCCGGCGTGGCCGGCCCACCGTCCACATGGCATTGCGGTCCGCCGTGGCCGGTCGGCCCCGGGCCGCGCACACCGGACAGGCGCTGGCGATGCTCGTGGGCGACCTGCTGATGTCGCTCGCGGGACAGCTGTTCGCGACCAGCGGTCTGCCCGCCGCGTACCTCGGCCGGGCACGCCCGCTGTGGGGGACCCTGGCACGGGAGCTGATCGCCGGTGAGTGCCTGGAGATCCTGCACACCGCGGGCACCCCCGACGTGGCGGCTTCGCTGAAGGTGGTGCGCTACAAGACCGCCAAGTACACCGTCGAGCAGCCGCTGCTGATCGGCGGCGCCCTGGCCGGGGCCGGGGACCGGCTGTGCGCGGGCTACTCCGGCTACGGTGTGCCGCTGGGGGAGGCGTTCCAGCTGCGGGACGATCTCCTCGGACTGTTCGGCGACGAGCGGCTCACCGGCAAGTCCGCCGCGGATGACCTGCGCGGCCACCGCCCCACCGCGCTGCTGGCGGAGACGTGGTGCCTGGCCGACGACACCGAGCGTGAGCGGCTGCGTGCCCTGCTCGGGCGTCCGGACCCGGACGGGGAGTGCCTCGACACGGTACGGGAGCTGATGCGCCGCCTGAAGGCGCCGGACCGCGTCGAGACCATGATCGGCGAACGGGTCGACGCGGCACTCGCCGCGCTGGACACGCTGCACCTGCCCGCGCCCTCGGCCGAAGCCCTGCACGCCCTGGCGCACTCGGCCACGGTTCGCCAGTACTGA
- a CDS encoding oxygenase MpaB family protein, protein MTYTETSLDALRQAGDELADATVATLFERGEVGTFNTLMRYVSTVGAPLPDGLPEVARAYLEATSVPPAWVDWGEMEKARLFFIDNNVHISTALSFASMPACYLVPRVAKLLSATHSLKYPSKRMAETGQFTVYLMRPDAFEAGSRFIPAAQKVRLLHASIRHHLKRENRWDSEALGTPICQEDMIGGQMFFSLLVLDSLHRLGIHLSTEGAEAYYYAWRVVGAMLGVDQDAVPKTLEEARQFLDAYMTRYMGPSDEGAHLTRQLIDLYEEVVPGTFFDPIVSALIRYLIGDTCADWLQVPSGPWDSVVKAAPHLLGVLETIEDRSPLGAWALDRLGHLTTVFELSSLTRGRVMHYAIPEHLKKDYGVAGTVPRTRRWTPPAPTVAP, encoded by the coding sequence ATGACCTACACCGAGACGTCGCTGGACGCTCTGCGCCAGGCCGGTGACGAACTGGCCGACGCCACCGTCGCCACACTCTTCGAACGCGGGGAAGTCGGCACGTTCAACACGCTGATGCGCTACGTCTCCACCGTCGGCGCCCCCCTGCCCGACGGGCTGCCGGAGGTGGCTCGCGCGTACCTTGAGGCGACCAGCGTCCCGCCCGCCTGGGTGGACTGGGGGGAGATGGAGAAAGCACGGCTGTTCTTCATCGACAACAACGTGCACATCTCCACCGCGCTGTCCTTCGCCTCCATGCCCGCCTGCTACCTGGTTCCCCGCGTGGCGAAGCTGTTGTCGGCCACCCACTCACTGAAGTACCCGTCCAAGCGGATGGCGGAGACCGGCCAGTTCACCGTCTACCTGATGCGGCCCGACGCCTTCGAGGCCGGCAGCCGGTTCATCCCCGCCGCCCAGAAGGTCCGCCTGCTGCACGCCTCCATCCGCCACCACCTCAAGCGCGAGAACCGCTGGGACAGCGAGGCGCTCGGGACACCGATCTGCCAAGAGGACATGATCGGCGGGCAGATGTTCTTCTCCCTGCTCGTCCTCGACAGCCTGCACCGCCTCGGCATCCACCTGTCCACCGAGGGCGCGGAGGCCTACTACTACGCCTGGCGCGTGGTCGGCGCCATGCTCGGCGTCGACCAGGACGCGGTCCCCAAGACCCTCGAGGAAGCCCGCCAGTTCCTCGATGCGTACATGACTCGGTACATGGGCCCCTCCGACGAGGGCGCGCACCTGACCCGGCAGCTCATCGACCTCTACGAGGAGGTCGTCCCCGGCACCTTCTTCGACCCGATCGTCTCCGCGCTCATCCGCTACCTCATCGGCGACACCTGCGCCGACTGGCTCCAGGTCCCCAGCGGCCCGTGGGACAGCGTCGTCAAGGCAGCCCCCCACCTCCTCGGGGTGCTGGAGACCATCGAGGACCGCTCTCCCCTCGGCGCCTGGGCGCTGGACCGCCTCGGCCACCTCACCACCGTCTTCGAACTGTCCTCCCTCACCCGTGGACGTGTCATGCACTACGCCATCCCCGAACACCTCAAGAAGGACTACGGCGTCGCCGGCACCGTGCCCCGCACCCGCCGCTGGACCCCACCCGCACCCACCGTCGCGCCCTGA
- a CDS encoding FAD-binding protein, whose amino-acid sequence MRRSRRCAPPLARPDYHPEWDGAATGRGLDNDPFAPAPYPGLAKALRPPTYFPLISMNERDALKGAPVDPELLAERGRSGVRTMGGALVGRLVVTALRRGVTLAAPARVTGLERGDPGWRVSVSDGAARVAAGRVVLASGGFGWNPRLRAAYLPFPVTPISAPSNEGDGLLLGLAAGADMTAVWGVPVITAPTQRYDGLPSGRMGNVELTLPGSVTVNSQGRRFVNEATNYHDLNRVFGNTDPRSGRSANAPAWLVFDQSYLNTYPIAGSTPGTPETWMVSAGTPADLARACGIDPDGLIRTLRRFNADTRVGVDTEFATLGSAITRGFAVGEHLAATVSASA is encoded by the coding sequence GTGCGGCGTTCGAGACGATGCGCTCCCCCGCTCGCCCGCCCCGACTACCACCCGGAATGGGACGGCGCGGCCACCGGACGCGGCCTGGACAACGATCCGTTCGCCCCGGCCCCCTACCCGGGGCTCGCCAAGGCCCTGCGCCCGCCCACCTACTTCCCGCTGATCAGCATGAACGAGCGGGACGCCCTCAAAGGCGCCCCCGTCGACCCGGAACTGCTCGCCGAGCGCGGGCGGTCCGGTGTGCGCACCATGGGCGGCGCCCTCGTGGGGCGGCTGGTGGTCACGGCCCTCAGGCGAGGTGTGACGCTCGCCGCACCGGCGCGGGTCACCGGTCTGGAGCGCGGTGACCCGGGGTGGCGGGTGTCGGTATCCGACGGCGCGGCGCGGGTGGCGGCCGGCCGGGTCGTCCTCGCCTCCGGCGGCTTCGGGTGGAACCCGCGGCTACGCGCCGCCTACCTGCCTTTCCCGGTCACCCCGATCAGCGCACCCAGCAACGAGGGCGACGGGCTGCTGCTGGGACTGGCCGCGGGGGCCGACATGACCGCCGTATGGGGCGTGCCAGTGATCACCGCTCCCACCCAGCGGTACGACGGCCTGCCGTCGGGCCGTATGGGCAACGTGGAGCTGACGCTGCCCGGCTCGGTCACGGTCAACTCCCAGGGCCGGCGGTTCGTCAACGAAGCCACCAACTACCACGACCTCAACCGGGTCTTCGGCAACACCGACCCGCGCAGCGGCCGCAGCGCCAACGCCCCGGCGTGGCTTGTCTTCGACCAGTCCTACCTGAACACGTACCCGATCGCCGGCTCCACCCCGGGTACGCCCGAGACGTGGATGGTCTCCGCCGGCACCCCCGCCGACCTGGCCCGCGCCTGCGGCATCGACCCGGACGGTCTGATACGGACCCTGCGGCGCTTCAACGCGGACACCCGCGTCGGCGTCGACACCGAATTCGCCACCCTCGGCTCGGCCATCACCCGCGGCTTCGCCGTCGGCGAGCACCTCGCGGCCACGGTGAGCGCCTCCGCATGA
- a CDS encoding NACHT domain-containing protein, with the protein MEPGAIGARLASSVVFPLIRRLFVSESTGAGLVDKPVRVSGLVSFKGEKRTLSDRELQKIADELVRRAGQSTGVEERMPSYERRAVAHAVADSLRAMGDLDMDDVQAVSLGHLALSQRLRSQSPTATLGLSSDAITLHAAVMDTACLHVLHFFTQRSAFVPRTLVEQSRRLDDLRAKVDALLFRTPSPADTPFEDRYAAYIMSKYGKLTIFGLDFPGVSSVWPLDAAYLSLDAASRAASDVPLLLPADHVLEGRNRVLLRGVAGSGKTTLVQWLAVTATQEEPDESLLYLWGLVPFVLPLRALTRDGASFPTPDQFLAAVGCPLANLQPTGWFDRVLTSGRGLILIDGMDEVPEIERESARRWLQDLLAVYPENRWLITSRPSAVRDEWLADEGFIELDMAPMSRDSVASFIKRWHKAAGIGDQYAPELIREVQAKQALGRLAANPLMCALICALHQDRRGYLPDGRKELYDAALSMLLSRRDRERGIYKPGMIRIGEAHHIQLIQKLAYWMIRNGRVEMGRGDAVDLLAQSLPAIPQVAEQGTPEEIYRHLLVRSGLLREPSVGSMDFIHRTFQDYLGAKAAVEGLDFDFLISNAHLDQWEDVIRMAVAHARPAERVRLLNGLLERGDSSVDGRHRLHLLAAACLEHATELDPSVRDAVQKRAAALIPPRSAEQARALADVGPVALELLPGPQNLHHENKNENEDAENDKASNEDYFTVLAAARIATDAAIPVLARYRSHKDLRVRAELVRVWGRFDTVHFGEEVVAYLDDTNLYFPVSNQRELRELQRYGGRSRIKVVGNISQEDLVDAVSRHRLTHLWVAVDVGWTWEWLSLFTNFQVLTLETSLVSVDVTSLADVRLREVRVPAGVAVLGSENLSPATKIVQEDPIR; encoded by the coding sequence GTGGAACCTGGAGCAATTGGTGCTCGCTTGGCCTCGAGCGTCGTGTTCCCGCTGATCAGGAGATTGTTCGTATCGGAAAGCACTGGGGCGGGGCTGGTCGACAAACCCGTGCGTGTCTCAGGGCTGGTGTCGTTCAAAGGCGAGAAGCGCACGCTGTCCGACCGCGAGTTACAGAAGATCGCTGATGAGTTGGTGCGACGCGCTGGGCAGTCGACCGGGGTCGAGGAGCGGATGCCGTCCTATGAACGACGCGCGGTGGCTCATGCGGTAGCCGACTCTTTACGCGCCATGGGCGATCTGGACATGGACGATGTGCAAGCGGTAAGCCTTGGCCATTTGGCGTTGTCTCAACGTCTTAGATCTCAGAGTCCGACGGCAACTCTTGGACTGTCGAGCGACGCGATCACGCTGCACGCGGCTGTCATGGACACCGCTTGCCTCCATGTATTGCACTTCTTCACCCAGCGGTCCGCGTTCGTGCCGAGAACGTTGGTCGAACAGAGCCGTCGGCTCGATGACCTGCGAGCGAAGGTCGATGCCTTACTCTTCCGGACCCCATCGCCGGCGGACACCCCCTTCGAGGACCGCTATGCGGCGTACATCATGTCGAAGTACGGCAAGTTGACTATTTTCGGTCTCGATTTTCCTGGTGTGTCCAGTGTGTGGCCTCTGGATGCCGCCTATCTGAGCTTGGACGCGGCATCCAGGGCGGCAAGTGACGTGCCTTTGCTGCTTCCTGCCGATCATGTATTGGAGGGGCGCAACCGAGTGCTCCTCAGGGGCGTGGCAGGGTCCGGCAAAACAACTCTTGTGCAGTGGCTTGCGGTCACCGCGACCCAAGAGGAGCCCGACGAGTCCCTGCTCTATTTGTGGGGACTCGTACCCTTCGTGCTTCCGCTGCGCGCCCTTACCCGAGACGGGGCATCATTCCCGACCCCGGACCAATTTCTCGCGGCAGTGGGCTGCCCCCTGGCGAACCTCCAGCCCACGGGGTGGTTTGATCGCGTTTTGACCTCGGGTCGCGGTTTGATCCTCATCGACGGTATGGATGAAGTTCCAGAAATTGAGCGGGAGAGCGCACGGCGATGGCTGCAAGATCTCCTCGCCGTCTATCCTGAAAACCGTTGGTTGATTACTTCGCGTCCGTCTGCGGTTCGGGACGAGTGGTTGGCCGACGAGGGGTTCATCGAACTGGACATGGCTCCGATGAGCCGGGACAGCGTGGCATCATTCATCAAGCGCTGGCACAAGGCAGCCGGTATTGGTGATCAGTACGCCCCGGAACTGATTCGAGAGGTACAAGCCAAGCAGGCCCTTGGGCGCCTCGCGGCCAACCCTCTGATGTGTGCACTCATCTGTGCTCTGCACCAGGATCGACGCGGCTATCTGCCTGACGGTCGAAAGGAACTCTATGATGCGGCGCTTTCCATGCTTCTCTCGCGTCGTGACCGTGAGCGCGGTATCTACAAACCCGGGATGATCCGAATCGGTGAGGCCCATCACATTCAGCTCATTCAGAAGCTTGCTTACTGGATGATCAGAAACGGTCGAGTGGAGATGGGCCGAGGCGATGCCGTGGATTTGCTGGCGCAGTCTCTTCCGGCCATCCCGCAGGTGGCTGAGCAGGGGACGCCGGAGGAAATCTATCGGCACTTGCTGGTGCGGAGCGGCCTGTTGCGTGAGCCGAGCGTCGGATCGATGGATTTCATTCACCGCACCTTTCAGGACTACTTGGGGGCGAAGGCCGCTGTCGAGGGCCTTGACTTCGATTTCCTCATCTCCAACGCCCACCTCGATCAGTGGGAGGACGTGATCAGGATGGCCGTTGCCCATGCCCGGCCGGCCGAGCGTGTGCGCCTTCTCAATGGCCTGTTGGAGCGGGGCGATTCATCCGTGGACGGTCGCCATCGACTGCACTTGCTGGCCGCTGCCTGTCTGGAACATGCCACGGAATTGGATCCATCCGTCAGAGACGCGGTACAAAAGCGTGCTGCGGCTTTGATTCCGCCCCGCTCGGCGGAGCAAGCGCGAGCATTGGCAGACGTGGGACCCGTTGCTCTGGAACTACTGCCTGGTCCGCAAAATCTGCACCATGAGAATAAAAATGAGAATGAAGACGCCGAAAACGACAAGGCGTCGAACGAAGACTACTTCACGGTTCTGGCGGCCGCGCGCATTGCGACCGATGCGGCGATTCCAGTTCTGGCCCGCTACAGAAGCCACAAGGATCTGCGTGTGCGGGCTGAACTGGTGCGGGTGTGGGGGAGATTCGATACCGTTCACTTCGGGGAAGAAGTGGTGGCATACCTCGATGATACGAATCTCTACTTTCCGGTTTCGAACCAGCGGGAATTGCGGGAACTGCAGAGGTACGGGGGCAGGTCTCGGATCAAGGTTGTCGGGAACATCTCTCAAGAGGACCTTGTAGATGCGGTTTCACGTCACAGGTTGACCCATTTATGGGTGGCTGTGGACGTCGGGTGGACATGGGAGTGGCTTTCCTTGTTCACGAATTTTCAGGTACTCACCCTGGAAACCTCTCTGGTGAGTGTCGACGTGACATCGTTGGCAGATGTGCGGTTGCGTGAGGTCCGTGTGCCGGCCGGAGTCGCTGTCCTCGGCTCCGAGAACCTGTCTCCGGCCACGAAGATCGTTCAGGAGGACCCCATCAGGTAG